The Streptomyces sp. Mut1 genome window below encodes:
- a CDS encoding Uma2 family endonuclease — MSAAAVEHPCDDGPEPLLVTANRLAEQHPGYRVEIIGGVITVAPPLDGPHARALTKLMRPFIMAGLDDGETAVLQGIGLWLPGGPEDYAIPDLALVDADFDEHPIEYNCYDPAVFRLVLEVTSSNYNSDLRHKVAAYAEAKVPVYVILDRKHGRVHVLTEPLEGSYDRHEVYAPGQQAPLPASIGAEVSLDVAELIQAGRAKPRTPET, encoded by the coding sequence ATGTCTGCAGCAGCAGTCGAGCACCCCTGTGACGATGGACCGGAGCCCCTGCTCGTCACCGCCAACCGGCTCGCCGAGCAGCATCCCGGCTATCGCGTCGAGATCATCGGAGGCGTCATCACCGTGGCTCCGCCCCTGGACGGCCCGCACGCCCGCGCCCTGACCAAGCTCATGCGTCCGTTCATCATGGCCGGGCTCGACGATGGGGAGACGGCAGTCCTCCAAGGCATCGGCCTGTGGCTGCCGGGCGGTCCGGAGGACTACGCGATCCCCGATCTCGCCCTGGTCGACGCGGATTTCGACGAGCATCCGATCGAGTACAACTGCTACGACCCGGCCGTCTTCCGCCTGGTCCTGGAGGTCACCTCCAGCAACTACAACAGCGACCTGCGGCACAAGGTCGCCGCGTACGCCGAGGCGAAGGTCCCCGTCTACGTGATCCTCGACCGGAAGCACGGCCGCGTCCACGTCCTGACGGAGCCGCTGGAGGGCTCGTACGACCGCCACGAGGTGTACGCCCCCGGCCAGCAGGCGCCGCTGCCCGCCTCGATCGGCGCCGAGGTGAGTCTCGATGTCGCCGAGCTGATCCAGGCGGGCCGGGCCAAACCCCGTACGCCCGAGACCTGA